A region from the Manihot esculenta cultivar AM560-2 chromosome 13, M.esculenta_v8, whole genome shotgun sequence genome encodes:
- the LOC110630256 gene encoding uncharacterized protein LOC110630256 isoform X3 has protein sequence MSGTDKPRTVKLLCPSLSKTVAFAAWDDQKLDLGSIARAFGLDPSTLKLNGHFLSRGVDLVSSSVTWRSLLRFFSSKGLSTGKDDKDALIVHGKLCKSGSKRANDSQDAAPSSRVNYRTETEEVSTGPQPELVINFPMNKKLKDNNSGSEDSHQVFRCNGLGFKRKQLLEDFSLFKKLKINEANSELGERGKSYPSFVLTSKLKCSYMGSNVKRMREDEVILAAPCKRIR, from the exons ATGTCAGGGACCGATAAACCCAGAACGGTGAAGTTACTCTGCCCGTCTCTGTCCAAGACGGTGGCATTCGCCGCATGGGATGACCAGAAACTGGACTTGGGATCCATAGCCAGGGCCTTCGGGCTAGACCCATCAACGTTAAAGCTCAATGGTCACTTCCTCAGCAGAGGGGTTGATCTTGTATCCTCCTCTGTTACATGGAGATCGCTTCTCAGGTTCTTCTCTTCTAAAGGGTTATCTACTGGTAAAGACGATAAGGATGCTCTTATTGTCCATGGAAAGCTCTGCAAATCCGGGAGTAAGC GAGCAAATGACTCTCAAGATGCTGCTCCTTCTAGCAGAGTAAACTACAGGACAGAAACAGAGGAAGTTAGTACAGGGCCACAGCCTGAACTTGTTATTAACTTCCCCATGAATAAGAAGTTAAAGGACAACAATTCAG GAAGCGAGGATAGTCATCAAGTATTCAGATGCAATGGTCTGGGCTTCAAGAGGAAGCAATTGTTGGAAGATTTCAGTTTATTCAAGAAGTTGAAAATAAATGAAGCCAACTCAG AACttggagaaagaggaaaaagctACCCCAGCTTTGTTTTAACCAGCAAATTGAAATGCAGCTATATGGGCAGCAATGTTAAACGGATGAGAGAAGATGAGGTGATCCTGGCTGCTCCTTGCAAAAGAATCAGATGA
- the LOC110630256 gene encoding uncharacterized protein LOC110630256 isoform X2 translates to MSGTDKPRTVKLLCPSLSKTVAFAAWDDQKLDLGSIARAFGLDPSTLKLNGHFLSRGVDLVSSSVTWRSLLRFFSSKGLSTGKDDKDALIVHGKLCKSGRANDSQDAAPSSRVNYRTETEEVSTGPQPELVINFPMNKKLKDNNSGSEDSHQVFRCNGLGFKRKQLLEDFSLFKKLKINEANSEFRITICVSHFPELGERGKSYPSFVLTSKLKCSYMGSNVKRMREDEVILAAPCKRIR, encoded by the exons ATGTCAGGGACCGATAAACCCAGAACGGTGAAGTTACTCTGCCCGTCTCTGTCCAAGACGGTGGCATTCGCCGCATGGGATGACCAGAAACTGGACTTGGGATCCATAGCCAGGGCCTTCGGGCTAGACCCATCAACGTTAAAGCTCAATGGTCACTTCCTCAGCAGAGGGGTTGATCTTGTATCCTCCTCTGTTACATGGAGATCGCTTCTCAGGTTCTTCTCTTCTAAAGGGTTATCTACTGGTAAAGACGATAAGGATGCTCTTATTGTCCATGGAAAGCTCTGCAAATCCGGGA GAGCAAATGACTCTCAAGATGCTGCTCCTTCTAGCAGAGTAAACTACAGGACAGAAACAGAGGAAGTTAGTACAGGGCCACAGCCTGAACTTGTTATTAACTTCCCCATGAATAAGAAGTTAAAGGACAACAATTCAG GAAGCGAGGATAGTCATCAAGTATTCAGATGCAATGGTCTGGGCTTCAAGAGGAAGCAATTGTTGGAAGATTTCAGTTTATTCAAGAAGTTGAAAATAAATGAAGCCAACTCAG AATTCAGAATAACAATTTGTGTGAGCCATTTTCCAGAACttggagaaagaggaaaaagctACCCCAGCTTTGTTTTAACCAGCAAATTGAAATGCAGCTATATGGGCAGCAATGTTAAACGGATGAGAGAAGATGAGGTGATCCTGGCTGCTCCTTGCAAAAGAATCAGATGA
- the LOC110630256 gene encoding uncharacterized protein LOC110630256 isoform X1, whose product MSGTDKPRTVKLLCPSLSKTVAFAAWDDQKLDLGSIARAFGLDPSTLKLNGHFLSRGVDLVSSSVTWRSLLRFFSSKGLSTGKDDKDALIVHGKLCKSGSKRANDSQDAAPSSRVNYRTETEEVSTGPQPELVINFPMNKKLKDNNSGSEDSHQVFRCNGLGFKRKQLLEDFSLFKKLKINEANSEFRITICVSHFPELGERGKSYPSFVLTSKLKCSYMGSNVKRMREDEVILAAPCKRIR is encoded by the exons ATGTCAGGGACCGATAAACCCAGAACGGTGAAGTTACTCTGCCCGTCTCTGTCCAAGACGGTGGCATTCGCCGCATGGGATGACCAGAAACTGGACTTGGGATCCATAGCCAGGGCCTTCGGGCTAGACCCATCAACGTTAAAGCTCAATGGTCACTTCCTCAGCAGAGGGGTTGATCTTGTATCCTCCTCTGTTACATGGAGATCGCTTCTCAGGTTCTTCTCTTCTAAAGGGTTATCTACTGGTAAAGACGATAAGGATGCTCTTATTGTCCATGGAAAGCTCTGCAAATCCGGGAGTAAGC GAGCAAATGACTCTCAAGATGCTGCTCCTTCTAGCAGAGTAAACTACAGGACAGAAACAGAGGAAGTTAGTACAGGGCCACAGCCTGAACTTGTTATTAACTTCCCCATGAATAAGAAGTTAAAGGACAACAATTCAG GAAGCGAGGATAGTCATCAAGTATTCAGATGCAATGGTCTGGGCTTCAAGAGGAAGCAATTGTTGGAAGATTTCAGTTTATTCAAGAAGTTGAAAATAAATGAAGCCAACTCAG AATTCAGAATAACAATTTGTGTGAGCCATTTTCCAGAACttggagaaagaggaaaaagctACCCCAGCTTTGTTTTAACCAGCAAATTGAAATGCAGCTATATGGGCAGCAATGTTAAACGGATGAGAGAAGATGAGGTGATCCTGGCTGCTCCTTGCAAAAGAATCAGATGA
- the LOC110630256 gene encoding uncharacterized protein LOC110630256 isoform X4, whose product MSGTDKPRTVKLLCPSLSKTVAFAAWDDQKLDLGSIARAFGLDPSTLKLNGHFLSRGVDLVSSSVTWRSLLRFFSSKGLSTGKDDKDALIVHGKLCKSGSKRANDSQDAAPSSRVNYRTETEEVSTGPQPELVINFPMNKKLKDNNSGSEDSHQVFRCNGLGFKRKQLLEDFSLFKKLKINEANSAQNSE is encoded by the exons ATGTCAGGGACCGATAAACCCAGAACGGTGAAGTTACTCTGCCCGTCTCTGTCCAAGACGGTGGCATTCGCCGCATGGGATGACCAGAAACTGGACTTGGGATCCATAGCCAGGGCCTTCGGGCTAGACCCATCAACGTTAAAGCTCAATGGTCACTTCCTCAGCAGAGGGGTTGATCTTGTATCCTCCTCTGTTACATGGAGATCGCTTCTCAGGTTCTTCTCTTCTAAAGGGTTATCTACTGGTAAAGACGATAAGGATGCTCTTATTGTCCATGGAAAGCTCTGCAAATCCGGGAGTAAGC GAGCAAATGACTCTCAAGATGCTGCTCCTTCTAGCAGAGTAAACTACAGGACAGAAACAGAGGAAGTTAGTACAGGGCCACAGCCTGAACTTGTTATTAACTTCCCCATGAATAAGAAGTTAAAGGACAACAATTCAG GAAGCGAGGATAGTCATCAAGTATTCAGATGCAATGGTCTGGGCTTCAAGAGGAAGCAATTGTTGGAAGATTTCAGTTTATTCAAGAAGTTGAAAATAAATGAAGCCAACTCAG CTCAGAATTCAGAATAA
- the LOC110630256 gene encoding uncharacterized protein LOC110630256 isoform X5 encodes MSGTDKPRTVKLLCPSLSKTVAFAAWDDQKLDLGSIARAFGLDPSTLKLNGHFLSRGVDLVSSSVTWRSLLRFFSSKGLSTGKDDKDALIVHGKLCKSGSKRANDSQDAAPSSRVNYRTETEEVSTGPQPELVINFPMNKKLKDNNSGSEDSHQVFRCNGLGFKRKQLLEDFSLFKKLKINEANSA; translated from the exons ATGTCAGGGACCGATAAACCCAGAACGGTGAAGTTACTCTGCCCGTCTCTGTCCAAGACGGTGGCATTCGCCGCATGGGATGACCAGAAACTGGACTTGGGATCCATAGCCAGGGCCTTCGGGCTAGACCCATCAACGTTAAAGCTCAATGGTCACTTCCTCAGCAGAGGGGTTGATCTTGTATCCTCCTCTGTTACATGGAGATCGCTTCTCAGGTTCTTCTCTTCTAAAGGGTTATCTACTGGTAAAGACGATAAGGATGCTCTTATTGTCCATGGAAAGCTCTGCAAATCCGGGAGTAAGC GAGCAAATGACTCTCAAGATGCTGCTCCTTCTAGCAGAGTAAACTACAGGACAGAAACAGAGGAAGTTAGTACAGGGCCACAGCCTGAACTTGTTATTAACTTCCCCATGAATAAGAAGTTAAAGGACAACAATTCAG GAAGCGAGGATAGTCATCAAGTATTCAGATGCAATGGTCTGGGCTTCAAGAGGAAGCAATTGTTGGAAGATTTCAGTTTATTCAAGAAGTTGAAAATAAATGAAGCCAACTCAG CTTAG
- the LOC110630253 gene encoding GPI transamidase component PIG-T isoform X2: MELSFTQGRWNYEKWGGFDPISSNNAKPPGVELWAVFDVPQDQVDASWRNLTHTLSGLFCASINFLESSTMYSAPQWSFRPATGNIRYGMLPREAVCTENLTPWLKLLPCRDKAGISALMDRPSIYRSFYHSQRLHLISNKSGPEGMNPGIVLEQVLTVVLQPNSQRTGMTFSGEKNVQPSWSLSSIFGRKVSGKCVLAKSSNVYLQLERALVAKLKKNKNKGADNIASEGFWSETGFELSVRPDRVFEEENNSHRKDSSVLFEFSVDKYSDSQPFDLGLTWKFPVIWSCKPAPLHASRFLMGSGNERGAIAILLKSADLHDASLGTCSSSDGYKFRVDVFQVVPWYVKVYYHTLQLYVNGQPKAVGDVIEKIHVSPSKDKISPGVMEMVLQFPCDVKSAVLTLEFDKGFLHIDEYPPDANQGFDIPSAAISFPNFYTSLFFPGNGSVDKSPVLMKFQEKNPVLSYTEVLLVPLTTPDFSMPYNVITITCTVFALYFGSLLNVLRRRVNEEERLLKSKAGKTTRLSRLLSKLSAKLRRKPQETPETPSNSSSFISSKLLLKIFLVAVLAVAWQYYFE, translated from the exons ATGGAATTATCTTTCACACAAGGTCGTTGGAACTATGAAAAATGGGGTGGATTTGACCCAATCTCGAGCAACAATGCTAAGCCTCCTGGAGTTGAGTTGTGGGCTGTCTTTGATGTCCCTCAAGACCAAGTTGATGCTTCTTGGAGGAACTTAACGCACACTCTTTCAGGTCTTTTCTGTGCTTCAATTAACTTCCTTGAGTCCTCTACAATGTATTCAGCTCCTCAGTGGAGCTTCCGGCCAGCTACAGGCAATATAAGGTATGGTATGCTACCCCGTGAAGCAGTTTGCACTGAGAACCTAACGCCATGGTTGAAGCTCCTCCCTTGTCGAGACAAAGCTGGGATTTCTGCATTAATGGACAGACCATCAATTTATAGGAGTTTTTATCATTCTCAGCGGTTGCATTTGATCTCTAATAAATCTGGTCCAGAGGGGATGAACCCAGGCATAGTTCTTGAACAAGTACTTACTGTTGTTCTTCAGCCTAACAGTCAGAGAACTGGTATGACTTTTTCTGGTGAAAAGAACGTTCAACCAAGCTGGTCTTTGAGTTCCATATTTGGAAGGAAAGTTAGTGGGAAATGTGTTCTTGCCAAGTCTAGTAATGTATACCTTCAGCTGGAGAGAGCTCTAGTTGCCAAACTAAAGAAAAACAAGAATAAAGGGGCTGACAATATAGCTTCTGAAGGGTTTTGGAGTGAAACTGGTTTTGAATTGTCAGTTAGACCAGACAGGGTGTTTGAAGAAGAGAATAACAGCCATAGAAAGGACTCTTCTGTCCTTTTTGAGTTCTCTGTTGATAAATACAGTGACTCTCAGCCTTTTGATCTAGGCCTTACATGGAAATTTCCTGTAATATGGTCATGCAAACCAGCACCATTACACGCTAGTAGGTTCTTGATGGGAAGTGGGAATGAAAGGGGTGCAATTGCTATCCTGTTGAAATCTGCAGACTTACACGATGCCTCCTTGGGCACTTGTAGCAGTAGCGATGGATATAAATTCCGAGTTGATGTTTTTCAAGTTGTACCTTGGTATGTTAAGGTATACTATCATACTCTTCAGTTGTATGTGAATGGCCAACCAAAGGCAGTTGGAGATGTTATCGAGAAGATTCATGTTTCACCTTCCAAAGACAAGATATCACCAGGAGTCATGGAGATGGTTTTGCAATTTCCTTGTGATGTGAAATCAGCTGTCTTAACATTAGAGTTTGATAAG GGTTTCCTACATATCGACGAATATCCTCCAGATGCTAATCAAGGATTTGATATTCCATCAGCTGCAATAAGCTTTCCCAACTTTTATACCAGCTTGTTTTTTCCTGGCAATGGTTCTGTGGACAAGTCACCTGTGTTGATGAAATTTCAG GAAAAAAATCCTGTTCTCTCTTACACAGAAGTATTACTCGTGCCTTTAACAACGCCTGATTTTAGCATGCCATACAATGTCATCACAATCACATGCACTGTATTTGCGTTGTATTTTGGTTCATTACTAAATGTTCTTCGAAGGCGTGTGAATGAGGAAGAAAGGCTTCTCAAAAGCAAAG CTGGCAAAACCACTCGGCTTTCTAGACTGCTTTCAAAGTTATCCGCAAAGCTAAGAAGAAAACCACAGGAAACTCCTGAGACACCCTCAAATTCATCATCCTTTATTAGTTCTAAATTACTGTTGAAGATCTTTTTAGTGGCTGTGTTAGCTGTTGCTTGGCAATACTATTTTGAATGA